One Festucalex cinctus isolate MCC-2025b chromosome 1, RoL_Fcin_1.0, whole genome shotgun sequence genomic region harbors:
- the gng13b gene encoding guanine nucleotide-binding protein G(I)/G(S)/G(O) subunit gamma-13b — MDEMDLPQMKKEVESLKYQLAFKRERSSKTVTDLVKWIEDGVPEDPFLNPELMKNNPWVEKGKCILL, encoded by the exons ATGGATGAGATGGACCTGCCCCAGATGAAGAAGGAGGTGGAGAGCCTCAAGTACCAGCTGGCTTTCAAAAGGGAGAGGTCCTCCAAAACAGTGACGGA TTTGGTGAAGTGGATAGAAGACGGCGTCCCGGAGGATCCCTTTCTGAACCCTGAGCTAATGAAGAACAACCCGTGGGTGGAGAAGGGAAAATGCATCCTTCTGTAG